A single region of the Parasphingorhabdus litoris DSM 22379 genome encodes:
- a CDS encoding sensor histidine kinase gives MSNVPDLTAIILGLILAIWLGASAWAVWTGLAMKKKAAATMRQSGRLGRLLETSPALPLLVRSDGKLEASQRLMHWFGFDYLPAHISELHDNDAGMSRANLEELTQDVNLAQKSGSSFTRAIKVNGSDKSLLVRGGLADQKIAPNGSALLWVFDATESQNQIEKLRNENEEAHAAFDALSALIEAAPVPMWHRSRDLQLTLVNSAYVKAVDAEDGAQVVEEGIELVEPINGFSPKDAAAQAKEKGEPHERVVATTIGGERRTTQVVDVPLGKSGIAGYAIDIQELIDSRKEQRRFNESQRDMLDKISAAVVQFDADRSLQFCNLPFQRIFSMRQQWIAERPEFPRVLDRMREMNRIPEVRDFPEWREDRTTWFKSTGSIEENWLLADGTHLRVIANPTPDGGLLMIIEDRTEQVQLASARDTLLRVRTATFDNLFESVAVFAADGKLNIWNHQFASIWNLDEEDLAKHPRVDTLMQKMAVQLKQPARISEVRTMVRAATSEREQQSGQMSFADGRRFQFAAIPLPDGNALFTMLDISDSRRIELALRERNEALVEADSIKAAFLSNMSYEFRTPLTSIGGFAELLDNEVAGPLTEQGHEYARAILQSVKRLGMQIDNVLDLSQSEAGALPIAKEKVNLKKLVEDVAAQFTDDAKAEGIEVELQLDETLGSALADKKRLSQAIAQIVDNSIRYTGRGGRILINGSGNVKQAVIHISDNGPGMSPGQQSKAFDSFARSRKKSGENTGGLGLPLARQLLLAHNGELTLTSELGQGTLVTLHLPRQ, from the coding sequence ATGTCGAACGTTCCGGACTTAACCGCAATCATATTGGGCCTGATTCTCGCCATCTGGCTGGGTGCGTCTGCTTGGGCGGTTTGGACCGGGTTGGCCATGAAAAAAAAGGCCGCCGCCACTATGCGTCAATCTGGACGTTTGGGCCGACTGCTGGAAACGTCGCCTGCACTGCCTTTATTGGTGCGGTCGGACGGCAAACTTGAAGCATCGCAGCGATTGATGCACTGGTTTGGTTTCGATTATCTACCTGCACATATTTCGGAGCTTCATGACAATGACGCTGGTATGAGTCGTGCAAACCTTGAAGAATTAACGCAGGACGTGAACCTTGCCCAGAAATCTGGGAGCAGCTTCACCAGAGCGATCAAGGTCAACGGCTCGGACAAGTCTTTGTTGGTTCGAGGCGGATTGGCAGACCAGAAAATAGCGCCAAATGGAAGCGCACTTCTTTGGGTATTTGACGCCACAGAAAGTCAAAATCAGATAGAAAAACTGCGCAATGAAAACGAAGAGGCGCATGCTGCATTTGACGCGCTGTCCGCTTTGATAGAGGCAGCTCCGGTTCCTATGTGGCATCGTTCACGCGACTTGCAACTGACACTGGTAAATAGTGCCTATGTGAAAGCTGTGGATGCTGAAGATGGGGCTCAGGTTGTTGAGGAAGGGATTGAACTCGTCGAACCAATCAACGGTTTCAGCCCCAAAGATGCAGCTGCGCAGGCCAAGGAGAAAGGTGAGCCACATGAACGTGTAGTGGCCACCACGATTGGTGGGGAGCGGCGGACTACGCAGGTGGTTGATGTCCCACTCGGTAAATCTGGCATAGCAGGTTATGCTATCGATATTCAGGAACTGATCGATTCCCGCAAAGAACAGAGGCGCTTCAACGAATCGCAGCGGGATATGCTAGACAAGATATCGGCGGCAGTGGTGCAGTTTGACGCGGACAGATCCTTGCAGTTCTGCAATCTACCATTCCAGCGTATTTTTTCTATGCGCCAACAGTGGATAGCAGAGCGTCCCGAATTTCCTCGAGTGTTGGATCGAATGCGCGAGATGAACCGGATTCCAGAGGTTCGAGATTTTCCAGAATGGCGAGAAGATCGCACGACATGGTTTAAATCAACCGGCTCCATTGAGGAGAACTGGTTGCTTGCTGATGGCACACATTTACGGGTTATTGCCAATCCGACGCCGGACGGCGGCTTGTTGATGATTATCGAGGATCGCACGGAACAGGTCCAGCTGGCTAGCGCTAGAGATACATTGTTGCGCGTTCGGACGGCTACATTCGACAATTTGTTTGAATCTGTCGCTGTGTTTGCTGCTGACGGCAAACTTAACATTTGGAACCACCAGTTTGCCAGCATTTGGAATCTGGATGAAGAAGATCTTGCGAAGCATCCTCGCGTTGACACTTTGATGCAGAAAATGGCTGTGCAATTGAAACAACCAGCCCGAATTTCAGAAGTGCGCACAATGGTGCGTGCTGCGACATCTGAGCGCGAGCAGCAAAGTGGACAAATGTCTTTTGCCGACGGACGCCGTTTTCAATTTGCTGCCATACCGCTGCCTGATGGCAATGCGTTGTTTACGATGCTCGATATATCAGACAGTCGCCGTATAGAATTGGCGCTGCGCGAACGTAACGAGGCATTGGTAGAGGCAGATTCTATCAAAGCCGCTTTCCTGTCCAATATGAGCTATGAATTCCGAACGCCGCTGACATCCATCGGAGGTTTTGCTGAATTGCTAGACAATGAAGTGGCAGGGCCTTTGACCGAACAAGGACATGAATATGCCAGAGCGATCCTACAATCGGTGAAACGACTGGGTATGCAGATCGACAATGTGTTGGATCTCAGTCAGAGCGAGGCGGGAGCCTTGCCGATTGCCAAGGAGAAAGTGAATCTCAAAAAGCTGGTAGAAGATGTCGCGGCGCAATTTACCGACGATGCAAAGGCAGAAGGAATAGAGGTCGAACTGCAATTGGATGAAACACTTGGCTCTGCGCTTGCTGACAAGAAACGGCTGTCGCAAGCTATCGCTCAGATTGTGGATAATAGTATCCGCTATACCGGAAGGGGAGGACGTATTCTTATCAACGGCAGCGGTAATGTGAAGCAGGCTGTAATTCATATCTCTGACAATGGTCCCGGTATGAGTCCTGGTCAGCAGTCCAAGGCCTTTGACAGCTTTGCGCGATCCCGCAAAAAGTCCGGTGAAAATACAGGCGGGCTGGGCCTACCACTTGCTCGGCAATTATTGCTTGCTCACAATGGCGAACTGACGCTCACGTCGGAGCTGGGTCAGGGCACGCTTGTTACCCTCCATCTTCCCCGGCAGTAA
- the moaB gene encoding molybdenum cofactor biosynthesis protein B codes for MPIDESRTFKAINIALLTVSDTRSLKDDSSGDILANRIAAKGHTLIHRSLIRDDQPKIIKQLNQWIDEETVDVIITTGGTGLTGRDITPEALDVVKDKDIPGFGELFRWLSYEKIGTSTVQSRACAVVSRGTYVFALPGSNGAVKDGWDGILDTQLDSRHRPCNFVELIPRLLEK; via the coding sequence ATGCCCATTGATGAAAGCCGAACATTTAAGGCGATCAACATCGCCCTATTGACGGTATCGGATACCCGTTCCTTAAAAGACGATAGCTCTGGTGACATATTGGCTAATCGCATTGCCGCAAAAGGTCATACACTTATCCATCGCAGCTTGATCCGCGATGACCAGCCAAAAATAATCAAGCAACTGAATCAATGGATCGATGAAGAGACTGTCGATGTGATCATAACCACCGGTGGCACAGGACTAACTGGGCGCGATATCACGCCCGAAGCGCTTGATGTAGTGAAAGACAAAGATATTCCAGGTTTTGGCGAATTATTCCGCTGGTTAAGTTATGAAAAGATCGGTACGTCAACCGTTCAATCTCGCGCTTGTGCTGTAGTCTCTCGGGGCACCTACGTCTTTGCGCTACCGGGTTCCAATGGTGCGGTTAAAGATGGTTGGGACGGTATTTTAGACACGCAGCTAGACAGTCGCCACCGGCCGTGTAACTTCGTGGAACTCATACCGAGGTTGCTAGAGAAATAG
- a CDS encoding PA0069 family radical SAM protein, which produces MEQNNRLTPLAQKGRGAVTNDESQRFNLPSRQVDGDWLDSRESIGDPHTKIRTQVTTEAPKSILSFNKSPDIPFDRSINAYRGCEHGCVYCYARPTHAYHDLSPGLDFETKLFAKPNAANLLRETLAKPKYRPAPIALGTNTDPYQPIEKRYRITRAILEVMLETRHPVGITTKSDRVVNDLNILTKLAALELTAVAISITTLNARTARLLEPRAPSPTKRLSAVKQLCAQNIPVHVNIAPVIPAITDHEIETIVEVAADNGAQSVSVIPVRLPHEVAPLFEEWLETHFPDRKDKVMSIITSIRKGKKNDPDFYSRMRGHGPWAKLLQNRVAIAARKHGLGKAKFSLRTDLFRPPLVKGSQMELF; this is translated from the coding sequence ATGGAACAGAATAATCGACTAACTCCGCTCGCCCAGAAAGGGCGCGGGGCGGTTACCAATGATGAAAGTCAGCGATTCAATCTGCCGAGCCGTCAGGTCGATGGGGATTGGCTGGACAGTCGCGAGTCAATTGGTGATCCCCATACGAAAATTAGGACGCAGGTTACAACAGAAGCGCCGAAATCAATACTGAGCTTCAACAAATCTCCAGACATTCCATTTGATCGTTCTATAAATGCCTATCGAGGATGTGAGCATGGCTGTGTGTACTGTTATGCTCGCCCAACTCACGCTTATCATGATCTGTCTCCTGGTCTTGATTTCGAAACCAAACTGTTCGCTAAACCCAATGCGGCAAATTTACTCAGAGAAACTCTGGCCAAACCCAAATATAGGCCTGCGCCCATAGCACTGGGAACGAATACCGACCCCTATCAGCCAATCGAAAAACGCTATCGGATTACTCGGGCTATCCTAGAAGTTATGCTGGAAACAAGACATCCGGTAGGAATCACGACGAAGTCCGACAGGGTCGTCAACGATCTCAATATACTCACTAAGCTCGCGGCGTTGGAACTTACGGCGGTCGCCATTTCAATAACTACTTTGAATGCCCGCACAGCACGCCTTCTTGAACCAAGAGCGCCCTCACCAACAAAAAGACTGTCAGCGGTCAAGCAGCTATGTGCTCAGAATATTCCTGTGCACGTCAATATTGCACCAGTTATTCCTGCCATTACTGACCATGAAATTGAGACAATTGTCGAGGTAGCAGCGGACAACGGTGCGCAAAGTGTATCGGTCATACCGGTGCGCTTACCTCACGAAGTCGCCCCTCTTTTCGAAGAGTGGCTCGAAACCCATTTTCCGGACCGCAAAGATAAAGTCATGAGCATCATAACATCAATACGTAAGGGCAAGAAGAATGATCCTGACTTTTACAGCCGGATGCGCGGTCATGGCCCTTGGGCGAAATTGCTCCAAAACCGGGTTGCAATAGCGGCTCGCAAACACGGTCTGGGAAAAGCAAAATTCAGCCTGAGAACCGACCTGTTTCGTCCTCCTTTGGTTAAAGGCAGCCAGATGGAGTTGTTTTAA
- a CDS encoding tryptophan 2,3-dioxygenase, translated as MSRKETVTYASYLELDKLLSTQHPKSDFDDEMLFIIIHQTKELWLKQIIREMHLAIAQISKDALVPAYKALARVSRIQAVMTLSWDVLSTMTPSDYSRFRHVLGESSGFQSDQFRTVEYLLGLKDKGFLKYQDDRPEAQAAMQAALEAPSLWDHSIAALARAGFAISPALLDRDFSTSHVPSPEVEAAFLSVYRDTERYWELYQLAEKLVDLDDAMATWRHKHVLTVERIIGGKMGTGGTAGVSYLQSTLPKRAFPELWSLRTAL; from the coding sequence ATGTCCAGAAAAGAAACTGTCACCTATGCAAGCTATCTTGAGCTCGACAAGCTATTGTCCACTCAGCATCCAAAATCTGATTTCGACGACGAGATGCTCTTCATCATCATCCATCAAACCAAGGAATTGTGGCTGAAGCAGATTATTCGCGAGATGCATCTGGCAATAGCGCAAATCTCTAAAGATGCGTTGGTTCCCGCCTATAAAGCCCTGGCTAGGGTGAGCCGAATACAGGCGGTCATGACGCTTAGTTGGGATGTGCTCTCTACCATGACGCCAAGTGACTATAGCAGGTTTCGGCATGTGCTTGGGGAAAGCTCTGGGTTTCAATCCGACCAATTCCGGACTGTAGAATATCTCCTGGGGCTAAAAGACAAAGGGTTCCTCAAATATCAAGACGACCGACCAGAAGCGCAGGCCGCGATGCAGGCGGCATTGGAAGCGCCGAGTCTTTGGGACCATAGTATCGCCGCTCTTGCGCGTGCTGGTTTTGCCATCTCGCCCGCACTTCTTGATCGCGATTTCAGCACATCCCACGTACCATCGCCTGAAGTGGAAGCGGCTTTCCTCTCAGTTTATCGCGACACCGAGCGCTATTGGGAATTGTATCAACTGGCAGAAAAGCTGGTTGATCTCGACGATGCGATGGCGACTTGGCGGCACAAGCATGTTTTGACGGTGGAGCGTATAATTGGCGGTAAAATGGGAACCGGAGGCACAGCCGGCGTATCCTATCTGCAATCCACTTTGCCAAAGCGCGCTTTTCCCGAACTCTGGTCATTGCGTACAGCACTATGA
- a CDS encoding aminotransferase class V-fold PLP-dependent enzyme, whose product MSWKSLFSRALNANPDRLHFAAHSHHLWPNAAYDGHLEACNDAMMLADHKWDKIMGPVWEKAQSYIAAELHLPDPQTIAFAPNTHDFLIRIVSAIPALPVRVLTTDGEFHSFRRQMDRWAENGEVILERVAVDSLVDRASTGDHDLIFASQVLFNSGTVLNGIEKLADIARPEGPWVVIDGYHGFMALDTDLSEFATNIFYMSGGYKYAMAGEGVCFLHAPTGFAPRPPITGWYAAFDDLSLPPGEIEYAPDGRRFLGSTFDPSGLYRFNAVQAMLSKEGLSTEVISNHVANLQSDFIAQDPLPGMMLLNPIDGKPHARFLAYQSPNASALHAALTDHKIVTDVRGDVLRIGFAIYHDMSDVERLIAVMREFR is encoded by the coding sequence ATGAGTTGGAAATCGCTCTTCTCACGAGCATTAAATGCAAATCCTGATCGCTTGCATTTTGCTGCGCACAGCCATCATCTTTGGCCAAATGCTGCTTATGACGGTCATTTAGAAGCCTGTAACGACGCCATGATGTTGGCCGATCATAAATGGGATAAAATAATGGGACCGGTCTGGGAAAAAGCACAGTCCTATATTGCGGCTGAGCTTCACCTTCCCGATCCACAAACTATTGCTTTTGCGCCTAACACGCATGACTTTCTTATTCGCATTGTATCAGCCATCCCAGCGCTCCCAGTCCGAGTCCTTACTACAGATGGAGAGTTTCACAGTTTCCGGCGACAGATGGATCGCTGGGCAGAGAATGGTGAGGTGATATTAGAACGAGTAGCAGTTGATAGTTTAGTAGATCGAGCGTCGACTGGTGACCATGATCTGATTTTCGCTAGTCAGGTGCTATTTAACTCAGGCACTGTCTTGAACGGGATCGAAAAGCTTGCCGACATCGCCCGTCCCGAAGGCCCCTGGGTCGTGATTGATGGCTATCACGGCTTCATGGCTCTTGATACAGATCTGTCAGAATTCGCTACCAATATCTTCTACATGTCTGGCGGCTATAAATATGCGATGGCCGGGGAAGGAGTCTGTTTCCTTCATGCTCCAACCGGATTTGCGCCACGACCACCCATAACAGGCTGGTATGCTGCATTTGATGACCTAAGCCTCCCTCCTGGCGAGATAGAATATGCGCCGGACGGCCGCAGATTTTTGGGTAGCACCTTCGACCCATCAGGCCTGTATCGATTTAACGCCGTACAAGCCATGTTGTCTAAGGAGGGCTTGTCGACGGAAGTAATTTCCAATCATGTTGCCAACTTGCAGAGCGATTTTATTGCTCAAGATCCGTTGCCGGGTATGATGCTGCTCAACCCAATTGACGGAAAGCCACATGCCCGATTTCTCGCCTATCAAAGCCCAAACGCTTCAGCACTGCATGCAGCACTGACAGATCATAAAATCGTGACTGACGTGCGCGGAGACGTTTTGCGTATAGGATTTGCGATCTATCACGATATGTCCGATGTTGAACGTTTAATCGCGGTGATGCGTGAGTTTCGGTGA
- a CDS encoding polyhydroxyalkanoic acid system family protein, with protein sequence MGQPVTVTIAHSLGLAEARSRIGNGVHTLGESVPGATVTDHHWEGDTMHCTLEAMGQRIGGEMQVREDEVYAIFDLPPLLAMFANKLKEKLQKEAPKMLE encoded by the coding sequence ATGGGCCAGCCTGTAACTGTTACAATAGCACATAGTTTGGGGCTAGCAGAAGCCCGCAGCCGTATAGGTAATGGTGTCCACACTTTAGGTGAATCTGTGCCAGGTGCGACTGTAACGGACCATCACTGGGAAGGCGACACCATGCACTGTACGTTGGAGGCGATGGGCCAGCGCATTGGTGGCGAAATGCAAGTGCGTGAGGACGAGGTCTACGCCATCTTCGATCTTCCGCCATTGCTCGCCATGTTTGCCAACAAGCTTAAGGAAAAGCTTCAGAAAGAAGCGCCGAAAATGTTGGAGTAA
- a CDS encoding anthranilate synthase component II has protein sequence MILVIDNYDSFTFNLVHYLMELGAEVRVERNDALGAKDALETGADAFLISPGPCTPNEAGISLDLVAACADAEKPLLGVCLGHQSIGQHFGGKVVRGGLMHGKTSPVTHDNSGVFQGIPSPYTATRYHSLIVEEIPECLPITATAEDGSVMGFRHESLPIHGVQFHPESIATEYGHELLANFLVLAGLKPKQIA, from the coding sequence ATGATTTTGGTTATCGACAATTACGACAGTTTTACCTTCAACCTGGTTCATTATCTCATGGAACTGGGAGCCGAAGTGCGGGTGGAACGTAACGATGCGCTGGGCGCCAAGGACGCGCTAGAAACTGGAGCGGATGCGTTTCTAATCTCTCCAGGCCCCTGCACTCCCAATGAAGCCGGTATATCGCTGGATTTGGTGGCAGCCTGCGCGGATGCTGAAAAACCATTGCTTGGTGTTTGTCTTGGCCATCAAAGCATTGGGCAGCATTTTGGCGGAAAAGTTGTGCGCGGCGGTTTGATGCATGGGAAGACGTCTCCTGTAACGCATGATAATAGTGGCGTGTTTCAAGGCATTCCGTCGCCCTATACCGCCACTCGCTATCACTCCTTGATTGTGGAAGAAATTCCGGAATGCCTCCCGATCACTGCTACCGCGGAGGATGGATCCGTTATGGGCTTCCGTCATGAAAGCCTTCCGATACATGGTGTGCAATTTCATCCGGAAAGTATCGCAACCGAATATGGCCATGAACTGCTCGCCAATTTTTTGGTGCTCGCCGGCCTTAAGCCAAAGCAAATCGCATGA
- a CDS encoding YcxB family protein — translation MTEKLVFTPTEEDLRSAYGLHMKQLGLKRILYLLLFGLTIGVILAAFDGFDDLPKALGLIVSMSIWAGIVAAIITIMIPVWWVPRLAKKIYKQQKDLHLETTSWWDDEKLYSQNAQGQAQLTFGDMVKWRADDKIILLYRSDHMFNFLPARIFKDEAHRNGLIRRLQDADLPGEDNS, via the coding sequence ATGACGGAGAAATTAGTATTCACACCCACCGAGGAGGATCTTCGCTCCGCCTACGGATTGCATATGAAGCAGCTGGGCTTGAAACGAATTCTCTATTTGCTTCTTTTCGGGCTGACTATTGGCGTTATTCTTGCCGCTTTCGATGGCTTTGACGATTTGCCCAAAGCGTTGGGACTAATTGTCAGCATGTCCATCTGGGCCGGTATTGTAGCAGCGATCATAACAATCATGATCCCTGTTTGGTGGGTTCCTCGCCTTGCCAAGAAAATCTATAAGCAGCAAAAAGACTTACATCTAGAAACCACCAGTTGGTGGGATGATGAAAAGCTATATTCGCAGAATGCCCAAGGCCAAGCGCAGCTGACTTTCGGAGACATGGTTAAATGGAGAGCGGACGACAAAATCATTCTGCTTTATCGCTCTGATCATATGTTCAATTTTTTGCCTGCTCGGATATTCAAGGATGAAGCGCATAGAAATGGTTTGATCCGTCGCCTTCAAGACGCTGACTTACCGGGAGAGGACAATTCATGA
- the trpD gene encoding anthranilate phosphoribosyltransferase has product MMALPSTENPLSAADAREAFELILDGKLDSEAISTFLVTLADRGETATEIAAAAQAMRSRMVTVDAPVGAIDVCGTGGDGSHSLNISTATSLVVAACDIPMAKHGNRAASSKSGAADTLEALGLDLANAATGGERSLREIGIAFFFAPNHHSALGPLAPIRKAIGRRTIFNLLGPLCNPARVRRQLIGVASPDLIETYAEAAAQLGYDKIMIVSGEEGLDELSISGPSKLAIVEGQSITYSRITPEDLGLSRHSSDAIKGGDAEYNAAALRNLLQGEPSAYRDAVILNSAAALIVAGEVDNWEAGAEEAGEALDKGLANALLNCWIANQ; this is encoded by the coding sequence ATGATGGCACTTCCCAGTACAGAAAACCCACTTTCGGCAGCAGATGCTAGGGAAGCTTTTGAATTAATATTAGACGGCAAGCTCGATAGCGAAGCAATCAGCACATTCCTGGTCACGCTCGCTGATCGAGGTGAAACCGCAACAGAAATTGCTGCGGCTGCGCAAGCTATGCGTTCGCGTATGGTGACCGTTGATGCACCTGTTGGCGCAATTGATGTCTGTGGAACCGGCGGTGATGGCAGCCATAGCTTGAACATCTCCACTGCAACCTCTTTGGTCGTTGCAGCCTGCGACATACCGATGGCCAAACATGGTAATCGGGCTGCATCCAGTAAATCAGGAGCTGCCGATACATTGGAAGCCTTGGGACTCGATCTTGCTAACGCCGCGACCGGCGGTGAACGATCTTTGCGCGAAATCGGCATCGCCTTTTTCTTTGCGCCCAATCATCATTCAGCGCTCGGCCCATTGGCACCCATTCGCAAAGCCATAGGCCGGCGTACTATCTTCAATCTGCTTGGCCCCCTGTGTAATCCAGCGCGCGTCAGGCGACAGCTCATTGGCGTCGCTTCGCCAGACTTGATTGAAACCTATGCGGAAGCTGCAGCGCAATTGGGTTATGATAAAATCATGATCGTATCGGGCGAAGAAGGTTTGGATGAGTTAAGTATTTCTGGCCCTTCAAAGCTCGCAATTGTTGAAGGTCAATCAATCACATATAGCCGGATAACACCAGAGGACTTAGGATTGTCGCGCCATAGCAGTGATGCAATTAAAGGTGGTGATGCTGAGTATAATGCGGCAGCTCTTCGTAATCTGTTGCAGGGAGAACCGTCTGCTTACCGCGATGCAGTCATATTAAACAGCGCCGCAGCATTGATCGTAGCAGGTGAAGTCGACAACTGGGAAGCTGGAGCTGAGGAAGCTGGTGAAGCACTCGACAAAGGCTTGGCCAATGCTTTGCTGAACTGTTGGATCGCCAATCAATGA
- the trpC gene encoding indole-3-glycerol phosphate synthase TrpC, whose product MNKLAEICSVKRDHVCKRKADVSSSAMHEQVRSQAPPRGFAKSLKDKARTGFALIAEIKKASPSKGLIREDFHPPDHAKAYEAAGAACLSILTDTPYFQGADEYLVAAQTASSLPCLRKDFMVDPWQIEESRALGADAILIIMAALDDALALELEDAAIELGMDVLIEVHSEDELERALRLQSPLLGINNRNLKTFETSLEQTERLSKLVPDDRVMVSESGIFTHDDCQRLSRCGARTFLVGESLMRQDDIEQATRQLLTGCET is encoded by the coding sequence ATGAATAAGCTTGCCGAAATTTGCTCGGTTAAACGCGATCATGTGTGCAAACGCAAAGCCGATGTTTCCAGCTCCGCAATGCACGAGCAAGTTCGCAGTCAAGCACCACCGCGCGGCTTCGCAAAATCACTCAAGGACAAAGCGCGAACCGGTTTTGCGTTGATTGCTGAAATCAAGAAAGCAAGCCCTTCAAAGGGTTTGATACGCGAAGACTTTCATCCGCCTGATCATGCTAAAGCTTACGAAGCGGCGGGGGCAGCATGCTTATCAATACTAACCGATACTCCTTATTTTCAAGGTGCGGATGAATATCTGGTTGCCGCGCAGACCGCCAGCTCTCTTCCTTGCCTGCGTAAAGATTTCATGGTTGATCCGTGGCAAATAGAAGAATCTCGCGCTTTGGGTGCTGACGCAATTTTGATTATCATGGCCGCTCTTGATGATGCCCTAGCGCTCGAACTTGAAGATGCGGCAATCGAACTAGGTATGGATGTGCTAATAGAAGTCCATAGCGAAGATGAACTGGAGCGGGCGCTGCGCCTGCAATCGCCTTTGCTTGGTATCAACAATAGAAATCTTAAAACGTTCGAGACAAGTCTTGAGCAGACGGAAAGACTGTCAAAGCTGGTCCCAGATGATCGCGTCATGGTTTCGGAAAGTGGTATTTTTACGCATGATGATTGCCAGCGATTGTCCCGCTGTGGCGCCCGTACGTTTTTGGTAGGAGAGTCACTGATGCGACAGGATGATATTGAGCAAGCCACCCGCCAGCTTTTGACAGGCTGTGAGACATAA
- the moaC gene encoding cyclic pyranopterin monophosphate synthase MoaC, translated as MSKLTHIGGDGTAQMVDVSAKGDTVREAHAEGIIRMAKEVLDAIKANAMKKGDVLATARIAGIMAAKKTSDLIPLCHPLEISKVAVEFEFLKDGIRAETMVRLTGKTGVEMEALTAVSTALLTIYDMSKAMQKDMLISDIRLLSKTGGKSGDWTAE; from the coding sequence ATGAGCAAACTTACTCATATCGGCGGCGATGGAACGGCTCAAATGGTCGATGTTTCTGCCAAAGGTGACACGGTCCGCGAAGCACATGCGGAAGGGATTATCCGGATGGCTAAGGAAGTACTTGATGCCATCAAAGCCAACGCCATGAAAAAAGGTGATGTGCTGGCCACTGCCCGTATCGCCGGGATTATGGCGGCCAAAAAAACCAGCGATCTTATTCCGCTTTGTCATCCGTTGGAAATCAGCAAAGTTGCCGTGGAATTCGAGTTTCTAAAAGATGGGATCAGGGCCGAGACGATGGTGCGCCTGACGGGTAAAACCGGGGTGGAAATGGAGGCTTTAACCGCTGTTTCAACGGCACTTTTGACCATTTATGATATGTCCAAGGCCATGCAGAAAGACATGCTGATCAGCGACATTCGACTGCTTTCCAAAACCGGCGGCAAATCAGGAGACTGGACCGCCGAATGA